The genomic stretch ATTCTAGTGAAAATGTAACATTACATGATACACATAAATACCAGATGACGAATgaaaaagatgataataaaaatgatattaaagaaagtgatgataattttattaatttaccAAATTTCCCTCagaatgaaaaagaaataacagataaaacattaaaaaaaaaaagaaataattattcatataagaaaccaaaaaatgtaaaagatTCTTTAgcacattataaaaattctaACCTTAGTATAGAattagaagaagaagaacgaaataatttattaaaattaaataattacgTAAAtctattaaatgaaaaaacagATATAACATCATTAGCTAAACaaacaatattattacttttaaaagatattttaaattcTATTCCTCATCAAATGGCACCTTCTATAACAtctagaaaaatatatgatcgGAAAATACATGCACATGTACATTTTGTTTATCAGTGTACAAATATCATAGATTTAGTTCCTTacttctttatatttaaaaatattattaaacaaaaaacaCTCCCCAGCACTCAATCTCTATACATTTGTAATGTATTATTGTATGCTTTGTTTGAAGCATAAAAGGGATAacaccaaaaaaaataaaaataaaaataaaataaaataaaataaaataaaattaaattaaatgaataaataaaaaaaattaaatgaataaataaaaaaaattaaatgaatgaataaaaaaaattaaatgaataaataaaaaaaatttgtttttaCATAAATTGTAAATACGTTTACAAGGAATTGAAAAACATaccataaatttttttatggacatgttttttttattttatacaaatatgtgaaaggttttttaaaaattcccttcacccaaaaaaaaaaaaaaaaaatatatatatatatatatatatatatatatataatgtatttatttatttatttatttatttattttatatgttgtacaaacattttaaaacatagctgaatttttttttttttttttattcttttacatatatttatttatttatttattattattttttttttttttatgtgcttttaacaatatttaatatggttaaatataaataaacttCATTTCtcatgaaaataaaattcatatttacgaaaaaattatacgggtaaaaaaaacaaaaataacaaatatgtcacaaaaaaataaaatatataagtaaaaaAGTGTATGTTATGTATATGTACATATctttgtatttatatgtaagatatataaaaattaaaacagataaatatatatataaatatatatatatatatatatatatatatatattttttttttttattttattggcTTACATAACGTgttgaaaatatttaaaacattCACACAAATAGAAAAATCTTCATTTTTCAATGATGTAGATGCTAATAGCACATCCTGGTCAGTATCTTgtgataaataatttaatttgtccgctaaaaaataaagtataaTTTCACagctttttttatttgtatctgTGTTTTTCATGTTATCATAAAAAGACAAAGATGAAGTAGCACATGAGTTAATTATAAATTGGTTGTTATCATGATTTTGATTATTGATTAAgttgtatttattttctaatgaatgaaaatatggaacataattattttgtgtattatcattattgtaattatccttataataaatattttcattttgatcCTTAGATAAATGTGAATATGTGTGATTGTGCTTATtctctttatttattatattttctttgttctcattattttccatatatttttgatttttgTCATGGATCATATTAgtaattttgtttattatttcatcataactattattattaataaccAACAAAACATGCTGAACATAAGTTTGTATATAATAGATTGtttttatgatattaaaTCTTATATTACTAATTTTGTCTTTACATAAATCATccaatatgtataaaatattatgttgtatatattcgagtggaaaatatattattaatttggatatatattgtaaacaAGTAattctaaaaatataattatttgattGTTTCAGGTTGTTGAGTAAATATGTAATAccagttttaaaaaaagagaagtttttatttcttaataaaaattctAATGTTTCGACTACTTGCATACGTATGGAATATACTAGATCTTTAgaacctatatatatataattccaGAAATCTAAAAATTTTGAttcaatattttctttattttggaaaaaaaaataatgatcaaAAAATTTCAAACAGTAATACATGGAATATCTTAAACgccaatttttatttttgataatttCATTACATAATGgtataattatttgtttcatatcaaaaaatgatataagtctagatattttatgtagacatataaataaatctgATTTTAAATTAGTTTCTTCTATTCTTATAAAAAGTAGGAATAaaggtaatatatattcaataaaAAGATTTTTATCTAGAATATCTGGTAATGAACATAATAACTCACATAATGATATTCTTAGatgtacattattattattataattattattattatgattattattgttattattattattattattattatctatatctCTTTTTAAATCATCAAATATTTCTTccattatattcattttcatatttgaacataaaaataatattttatgtaaattatttaagaTAATACTACGTACATGATTATCTAAATCtttaagtaataataatattattaatgagAAATCttcattctttattattttccatatattataaatatttttggcGAGTTCCGCTCTTACTCTCCAGCTATCatcattacatatattgGTTAATAaatctttaatattttttacaaaatttatatcattatttaatatttcatgTAATATACTAACTGCACTAATTTGTACTTCATCCAAACCATTAATTGAAGAGAAaaatttgtaatatatttcttgTGATTTCTCccaaattttatttataaattctttttcttttattaaagtatatttttcatcttttgaaagattatatattttatcataattcTTATTCTgaataatgttaataatattattactttctATCTCCAGTTGTTTTTGTTCTTTATCATTTGTTTTATGATTtactattatattaatttgtctattataatttttatcatcttcGCTTTTGTTTTCCTCATCATGTAtatctacatttttatatatctcaATATCTATATCTTTATTACCTTTTTCCTGTATACAAAAATGTGGGTCCATTTTCCCCTCTgtcatttttaaaacattcaTAAAATCATCAATCCtttctttatattctttcaatataaatataaactcTCCAAATTTATCACAAGAAGATTTTTTTACCAATATACTTTCATCTTGACATGCttctaaaaataaataaatgaatgtcTTGACAAATGTTGATTGACCTTCCTTAATACTTTTTTCAATAATCATTGGaattattttacatattccAATACGATAATTATCTCCATCATTTTTAGCTAGTTCCAATATCTTTGGATAAATTATCTCCGT from Plasmodium falciparum 3D7 genome assembly, chromosome: 13 encodes the following:
- a CDS encoding protein phosphatase PP2A regulatory subunit A, putative; the protein is MSLVSAQEIIDGMQSPDCKIRLRYIKELRVLCEIIGNERTKNELIEFLYNLIEDDSEVLIEISKNFKFLISFIGNVNNCNYICYLLLNFLIAYEKDIHLNAYEAFKIYINKCDPLTLTEIIYPKILELAKNDGDNYRIGICKIIPMIIEKSIKEGQSTFVKTFIYLFLEACQDESILVKKSSCDKFGEFIFILKEYKERIDDFMNVLKMTEGKMDPHFCIQEKGNKDIDIEIYKNVDIHDEENKSEDDKNYNRQINIIVNHKTNDKEQKQLEIESNNIINIIQNKNYDKIYNLSKDEKYTLIKEKEFINKIWEKSQEIYYKFFSSINGLDEVQISAVSILHEILNNDINFVKNIKDLLTNICNDDSWRVRAELAKNIYNIWKIIKNEDFSLIILLLLKDLDNHVRSIILNNLHKILFLCSNMKMNIMEEIFDDLKRDIDNNNNNNNNNNNHNNNNYNNNNVHLRISLCELLCSLPDILDKNLFIEYILPLFLLFIRIEETNLKSDLFICLHKISRLISFFDMKQIIIPLCNEIIKNKNWRLRYSMYYCLKFFDHYFFFQNKENIESKFLDFWNYIYIGSKDLVYSIRMQVVETLEFLLRNKNFSFFKTGITYLLNNLKQSNNYIFRITCLQYISKLIIYFPLEYIQHNILYILDDLCKDKISNIRFNIIKTIYYIQTYVQHVLLVINNNSYDEIINKITNMIHDKNQKYMENNENKENIINKENKHNHTYSHLSKDQNENIYYKDNYNNDNTQNNYVPYFHSLENKYNLINNQNHDNNQFIINSCATSSLSFYDNMKNTDTNKKSCEIILYFLADKLNYLSQDTDQDVLLASTSLKNEDFSICVNVLNIFNTLCKPIK